ATGCCGCCGTTCATACTTAAATCGGCCCGATCGGTCCAGTGGAATCGGTTTTTCATTTGAAAAATATACATGGTTGGTTGAACATTTCTTTTGCAGAGGGTCCCTTCCCGGCCCAGCTTTTCCCAAAATGCCTGAGACAAAGTTAGACCATCGTCAACCGCTTTTGAGAATTCAGGGTATTGTTTTTTCCAGTTGTAAAAAGTATCCCGTGAGATTTTGAGTTCACCGCAGACCTCAATAATTGATTGTCCCTCCCCAAACAGATCGGGTAGTTTATCGGCGATTGCTTTATTGTATTTTGTTGGTCTGCTC
This genomic stretch from Treponema primitia ZAS-1 harbors:
- a CDS encoding transposase gives rise to the protein MSRPTKYNKAIADKLPDLFGEGQSIIEVCGELKISRDTFYNWKKQYPEFSKAVDDGLTLSQAFWEKLGREGTLCKRNVQPTMYIFQMKNRFHWTDRADLSMNGGILIQKIDSDDEAAL